One stretch of Euphorbia lathyris chromosome 7, ddEupLath1.1, whole genome shotgun sequence DNA includes these proteins:
- the LOC136200472 gene encoding benzyl alcohol O-benzoyltransferase-like, producing the protein MARAVSPTSIVFTVQRSTPELVTPAKPTPYEFKPVSDLDWFRTQVYSLTFYPQNPSMTGVDPAKVIKTAIAQTLVFYYPFAGKLTVECTGEGILFTEADTDVTLDQFGYPLVPPFSCLDQLLYEEHGSADIVNCPLVLIQVTRLKCGGFICGVCINHIMCDTIGTAQFISAIGEMTRGATSPSVFPVWKRHVFNFMNPPLPEHNHDVSESESTNDLNIPLEHDLCYKSFIFTPTEISALRRYLPLHLHHCSTFEIVTAAIWKCRVAALQSDSKEETTSLIWPVNLRGNKLNHYIPCGYYGNALGYSIATSTAKEILENPLCYTLQLLENGKEKVNFDPYRDRSETDSHASKRNYFVSDLRHAGLEDVDFGWGKALYGGPVICMPTYGWYYQMQFKQKNAIVLPFCLPKQAMERFEMELHNIIKDQLFSDEEDAIISKL; encoded by the exons ATGGCACGGGCAGTGTCTCCAACTTCCATTGTGTTCACGGTTCAAAGGAGTACACCTGAACTAGTAACCCCAGCCAAGCCTACCCCTTATGAATTCAAGCCAGTATCAGACTTAGATTGGTTTAGAACCCAAGTTTATAGCTTAACGTTTTATCCCCAAAATCCCTCTATGACTGGGGTTGATCCTGCTAAGGTGATAAAAACTGCTATTGCTCAAACACTTGTTTTTTACTATCCATTTGCTGGCAAACTTACTGTCGAATGCACCGGCGAAGGTATCTTGTTTACTGAGGCTGATACTGATGTTACTCTTGACCAATTCGGATATCCGCTTGTACCTCCATTTTCATGCTTGGATCAGCTCCTTTATGAGGAACATGGTTCTGCTGATATTGTGAACTGCCCTCTTGTACTTATTCAG GTGACACGTTTGAAGTGTGGGGGTTTTATTTGCGGTGTCTGTATAAACCATATCATGTGCGACACTATTGGTACAGCTCAATTCATATCTGCAATCGGGGAAATGACAAGAGGAGCAACTTCTCCGTCTGTGTTCCCAGTATGGAAAAGACATGTATTTAACTTCATGAATCCACCACTTCCTGAACACAATCATGATGTATCTGAATCCGAGAGTACTAATGATCTGAACATTCCTCTTGAACACGATTTATGTTATAAATCTTTCATCTTTACACCAACTGAAATCTCAGCTCTACGCAGATATCTCCCTCTTCATCTTCACCATTGCTCTACATTCGAAATAGTAACTGCAGCTATTTGGAAATGTCGCGTTGCTGCGCTTCAATCAGACTCAAAAGAAGAGACAACGAGTCTGATTTGGCCCGTCAATCTGCGTGGTAATAAGCTGAATCATTATATACCATGTGGTTATTATGGGAATGCACTTGGGTATTCAATAGCAACATCAACTGCTAAAGAAATATTAGAGAATCCATTATGTTATACGTTACAACTGTTAGAAAATGGTAAGGAAAAGGTGAACTTTGATCCATATCGCGACCGATCTGAAACAGATTCACATGCAAGTAAGAGGAATTACTTTGTGTCGGATCTAAGACATGCAGGGTTAGAAGATGTGGATTTTGGATGGGGTAAAGCTTTATATGGTGGTCCTGTTATTTGTATGCCAACTTACGGGTGGTACTATCAAATGCAATTCAAACAGAAAAATGCGATAGTGCTTCCATTTTGTTTGCCAAAGCAAGCAATGGAAAGATTTGAGATGGAGCTTCACAATATCATAAAAGATCAATTATTTAgtgatgaagaagatgctaTTATATCCAAGCTTTAA
- the LOC136201499 gene encoding F-box protein AUF2-like — protein sequence MDGFDLLPDSIILLIFNSVADVKTLIRCRSVSKRFNSLVPQTDSLLLRVDCVISPESDHQPLLFAFLKSLLNSIHDLFNSDLNSSTNLTLTQNSPAQILSQFHQIRHLQIELPAGDLKLDKGIAIKWRADFGKTLRSCVIFAFRTVDGISEESSADLGFAGGLKARVVWTISALIAASARHYLLKDVVKQHEEMEILVLKDKEEEGTVVMEKEGLRECRKEMEARGGEWEWEASRTVVPSVRIRMRHEARVQMKNGKWVEGATLVIVRSCLGKDGVDSTAEDSELAMKAFGGGVYKEAVQLLLNSKSYLLEMNSF from the coding sequence ATGGACGGCTTTGATCTGCTTCCAGATTCTATCATCCTCCTCATCTTCAACTCCGTCGCCGATGTCAAAACTCTCATCCGCTGCCGATCTGTTTCCAAACGCTTCAATTCACTCGTTCCACAGACTGACTCACTTCTTCTCCGAGTCGATTGCGTCATCTCGCCTGAATCGGATCACCAACCGCTTCTTTTCGCCTTCCTCAAATCGCTTCTCAACTCAATCCACGATCTCTTCAACTCCGATCTGAACTCATCCACAAACCTAACCCTAACTCAGAACTCCCCCGCGCAAATCCTGTCGCAGTTTCACCAGATCCGCCACCTCCAAATCGAGTTACCAGCCGGCGATTTGAAATTAGACAAAGGAATCGCCATCAAATGGAGAGCCGATTTCGGTAAAACGCTGAGAAGTTGCGTGATCTTCGCTTTCCGTACAGTCGATGGGATCTCGGAGGAATCGAGCGCCGATCTCGGTTTCGCGGGAGGTTTGAAGGCGAGAGTAGTATGGACGATAAGTGCACTGATCGCCGCATCGGCGAGACATTATTTACTGAAAGATGTAGTGAAACAGCACGAGGAGATGGAGATCTTGGTGTTGAAGGACAAGGAAGAGGAAGGGACGGTGGTGATGGAGAAGGAGGGTTTGAGGGAGTGTAGGAAGGAGATGGAGGCGCGTGGTGGAGAGTGGGAGTGGGAGGCGAGTAGGACGGTGGTGCCGAGCGTGAGAATAAGGATGAGGCACGAAGCTAGAGTGCAGATGAAGAATGGGAAATGGGTGGAGGGTGCGACGTTAGTGATTGTAAGGTCTTGTTTGGGTAAAGACGGCGTGGATTCCACGGCGGAGGATAGCGAGTTGGCTATGAAGGCATTTGGTGGCGGAGTGTATAAAGAGGCTGTGCAGCTACTTCTGAATAGCAAGAGTTATTTGCTGGAAATGAACTccttttaa